Proteins encoded within one genomic window of Ignavibacteria bacterium:
- the pyrR gene encoding bifunctional pyr operon transcriptional regulator/uracil phosphoribosyltransferase PyrR, producing the protein MQIKAKLIDHENLTRTITRLAHEIIERNYGAKNIAIVGIQTRGEFLARRICNKISEMEGFEIPFGVLNITLYRDDVRVKMTQPEVKATNILFDITDKDIILVDDVLYTGRTARSAMDALTDLGRYASIQYVVLVDRGHRELPIKADFVGKNIPTSINEEVKVKLVEVDGEDAVYLVESTGHD; encoded by the coding sequence ATGCAAATAAAAGCAAAACTAATCGATCATGAAAATTTAACTCGCACGATTACCCGGTTGGCTCATGAAATTATCGAACGTAATTATGGCGCAAAAAATATTGCCATTGTTGGAATTCAAACTCGCGGTGAATTTTTAGCAAGACGCATTTGTAATAAAATTTCTGAGATGGAAGGATTCGAAATCCCCTTTGGAGTTTTAAATATCACACTTTACAGAGACGATGTGCGAGTAAAAATGACACAGCCGGAAGTTAAAGCAACCAATATACTTTTTGATATTACTGATAAGGACATAATTCTTGTGGATGACGTTTTGTATACAGGACGAACTGCACGCTCTGCTATGGATGCTTTGACTGATCTCGGTAGATATGCATCAATTCAATATGTAGTGCTCGTAGACCGTGGTCATCGTGAACTTCCAATAAAAGCTGATTTTGTTGGAAAGAATATTCCAACTTCTATCAATGAAGAAGTAAAAGTTAAACTCGTTGAAGTAGATGGCGAGGATGCAGTTTATTTAGTTGAAAGTACAGGTCATGATTAA